Proteins from one Piscinibacter lacus genomic window:
- a CDS encoding efflux RND transporter permease subunit, whose amino-acid sequence MQIAELSIRRPVLATVLSLLLLLVGLVAFSGLQLREYPRIDEPVVTVTTRLLGAASEVIESQVTKPLEDSIAGIDGIEILSSISRAEESQITVRFKLSKDPDNAASDVRDRVARVRARLPDAVVEPVIAKVEADASPTVWLAFSSDSLNPLEITELLTRIVKPRLQTVPGVADVRLNGDRLYAIRIWLQPDALAAHGLTVQDVEAALRAQNLELPAGRIESQQREFTVTARTDLNTVEGFAQIALRQVQGHTVRLRDVARVEEAAESERSIVRLNGVPSVATGIIRNATANPLEVAAGVRALLPQLQAELPPGLKVQVANDSTEFIDRAIRSVYQTLVEAVLLVALVVFVFLRSLRASLIPLVTIPVSLVGAFALIALAGFTVNTLTLLALVLAIGLVVDDAIVVMENIHRHIEEGLSPFQAAIKGGREIGFAVVAMTLTLAAVYAPLAFTPGRTGRLFAEFALTLAGAVVVSGFVALTLSPMMSSKLLRLETQPGRFDRFMEGLLGGLTSGYRCALVWSLGQRMLVLAVMLASALGAGLLFQGMKSELAPIEDRGAIFTSVSAPDGATLAFTQRYLEAIDGIVRESGDFPEIDRLFMVAGSPTVERGIAIARTVDWSERERKTPALAGALRPRFEALPGVSAFPVTPPSLGQSFRERPINVVLVSGDSYEGMGRAAQALLAEIAKFPGIVQPDTDLRLNKPELRLSVDRERAADAGVAVDAVARTLETMLGGRELTRYKRGAEQYDVVVQLEAEGRSRPQDIDRLYVRGRNDTMVPLSALVQVEENVAPRELNHFNQRRSVTITANLAAGAALGEALDFIETAAARTLPEGYALQLNGISREFRAASGSLGLVFVLALAFIFLVLAAQFESFVDPLVILISVPLSMVGALAALQLSGGTLNVYSQIGLITLVGLITKHGILIVEFANQLRQQGRSVQDAVAEAAALRLRPILMTTGAMVLGAIPLALASGAGAESRQQIGWVIVGGMSLGTLLTIFVVPTVYTLLARRSTPGPRTEAGPAIA is encoded by the coding sequence ATGCAGATCGCCGAGCTTTCCATTCGCCGCCCGGTCCTCGCGACCGTGCTCTCGCTGCTGCTGCTGCTGGTGGGCCTGGTGGCCTTCAGCGGCTTGCAGTTGCGCGAGTACCCGCGCATCGACGAGCCGGTCGTCACCGTCACCACGCGGCTGCTGGGCGCGGCGTCCGAGGTCATCGAAAGCCAGGTCACCAAGCCGCTGGAGGATTCGATCGCCGGCATCGACGGCATCGAGATCCTCAGCTCGATCTCGCGGGCCGAGGAAAGCCAGATCACGGTGCGCTTCAAGCTGTCCAAGGATCCGGACAACGCCGCCTCCGACGTGCGCGACCGGGTGGCCCGGGTGCGCGCCCGCCTGCCCGATGCGGTGGTCGAGCCGGTCATCGCCAAGGTCGAGGCCGATGCCTCGCCCACCGTCTGGCTGGCCTTCAGCAGCGACAGCCTGAACCCGCTGGAGATCACCGAGCTGCTGACCCGCATCGTCAAGCCGCGCTTGCAGACCGTGCCCGGCGTGGCCGATGTGCGGCTCAACGGCGACCGGCTCTATGCCATCCGCATCTGGCTGCAGCCCGATGCCCTGGCCGCCCACGGCCTGACGGTGCAGGACGTCGAAGCCGCGTTACGGGCCCAGAACCTGGAGCTGCCGGCCGGCCGCATCGAAAGCCAGCAGCGCGAGTTCACCGTCACCGCCCGCACCGACCTGAACACCGTCGAGGGCTTTGCGCAGATCGCGCTGCGCCAGGTGCAGGGCCACACCGTGCGCCTGCGCGATGTGGCCCGCGTCGAGGAAGCGGCAGAGAGCGAACGCTCGATCGTGCGCCTGAACGGCGTGCCCTCGGTCGCCACCGGCATCATCCGCAATGCCACCGCCAACCCGCTGGAGGTGGCGGCCGGCGTGCGCGCCCTGTTGCCGCAGTTGCAGGCCGAGCTGCCGCCGGGCCTGAAGGTGCAGGTGGCCAATGACAGCACCGAGTTCATCGACCGCGCGATCCGCTCCGTCTACCAGACCCTGGTCGAGGCGGTGCTGCTGGTCGCGCTGGTGGTCTTCGTCTTCCTGCGCTCGCTGCGGGCTTCGCTGATTCCGCTGGTCACCATCCCGGTCAGCCTGGTCGGCGCCTTCGCGCTCATCGCCCTGGCCGGCTTCACCGTCAACACCCTGACGCTGCTGGCCCTGGTGCTGGCCATCGGCCTGGTGGTCGACGATGCGATCGTGGTGATGGAGAACATCCACCGCCATATCGAGGAGGGCCTCAGCCCCTTCCAGGCGGCGATCAAGGGCGGGCGCGAGATCGGCTTCGCCGTCGTCGCCATGACGCTGACCCTGGCCGCCGTCTATGCGCCGCTGGCCTTCACCCCGGGCCGCACCGGCCGGCTGTTCGCCGAGTTCGCGCTGACGCTGGCCGGGGCGGTCGTCGTCTCGGGCTTCGTCGCGCTGACGCTGAGCCCGATGATGTCGAGCAAGCTGCTGCGCCTCGAGACCCAACCCGGCCGCTTCGACCGCTTCATGGAGGGCCTGCTCGGCGGCCTGACCAGCGGCTACCGCTGCGCCCTGGTCTGGAGCCTGGGCCAGCGCATGCTGGTGCTGGCGGTGATGCTGGCCTCGGCCCTGGGCGCCGGCCTGCTGTTCCAGGGCATGAAGAGCGAGCTGGCGCCCATCGAGGACCGCGGCGCGATCTTCACCAGCGTCAGCGCGCCCGATGGCGCGACCCTGGCCTTCACCCAGCGCTACCTGGAAGCCATCGACGGCATCGTGCGCGAGAGCGGCGATTTCCCCGAGATCGACCGGCTCTTCATGGTGGCCGGCAGCCCCACGGTGGAGCGCGGCATCGCCATCGCCCGCACCGTCGACTGGTCCGAGCGCGAGCGCAAGACGCCCGCCCTGGCCGGCGCCCTGCGGCCGCGCTTCGAGGCCCTGCCCGGTGTGAGCGCCTTCCCGGTGACGCCGCCCTCGCTGGGCCAGAGCTTCCGCGAGCGGCCGATCAATGTGGTGCTGGTCAGCGGCGACAGCTACGAGGGCATGGGCCGCGCCGCCCAGGCCCTGCTGGCCGAGATCGCCAAGTTCCCGGGCATCGTCCAGCCCGACACCGACCTGCGCCTGAACAAGCCCGAGCTGCGCCTGAGCGTGGACCGCGAGCGCGCCGCCGATGCCGGCGTGGCCGTCGATGCCGTGGCGCGCACGCTGGAGACCATGCTCGGCGGCCGCGAGCTCACCCGCTACAAGCGCGGTGCCGAGCAATACGACGTGGTGGTGCAGCTCGAGGCCGAGGGCCGCAGCCGCCCGCAGGACATCGACCGCCTCTATGTGCGTGGCCGCAACGACACCATGGTGCCGCTCTCGGCCCTGGTGCAGGTGGAGGAGAACGTGGCGCCGCGCGAGCTGAACCACTTCAACCAGCGCCGCTCGGTCACGATCACCGCCAACCTGGCGGCCGGCGCTGCGCTGGGCGAGGCGCTGGACTTCATCGAGACCGCCGCCGCCCGCACCCTGCCCGAGGGCTATGCCCTGCAGCTCAACGGCATCTCGCGCGAGTTCCGGGCCGCCAGCGGCTCGCTGGGCCTGGTCTTCGTGCTGGCCCTGGCCTTCATCTTCCTGGTGCTGGCGGCGCAGTTCGAGAGCTTCGTCGATCCGCTGGTCATCCTGATCTCGGTGCCGCTGTCCATGGTCGGCGCGCTGGCCGCCTTGCAGCTCAGCGGCGGCACGCTCAATGTGTATTCGCAGATCGGCCTGATCACCCTGGTCGGCCTGATCACCAAGCACGGCATCCTGATCGTCGAGTTCGCCAACCAGTTGCGCCAGCAGGGCCGCAGCGTGCAGGACGCGGTAGCCGAGGCCGCCGCCCTGCGCCTGCGCCCCATCCTGATGACGACCGGCGCCATGGTGCTGGGCGCCATCCCCCTGGCCCTGGCCAGCGGCGCGGGCGCGGAAAGCCGCCAGCAGATCGGCTGGGTCATCGTCGGCGGCATGTCGCTGGGCACGCTGCTGACGATCTTCGTCGTCCCCACCGTCTACACCCTGCTGGCCCGGCGCAGCACGCCGGGGCCGCGCACCGAGGCGGGGCCAGCCATCGCCTGA
- a CDS encoding efflux RND transporter periplasmic adaptor subunit, which yields MKRPVLLLALLALAGLSAGAWWLQRGPVAAGASAAGRPAAASQPAGAVRGGPAAGGPIAVEVGQVERETLVERVQAVGSLRAAQSVMLRPEVGGRIVQLGFRDGEAVRRGQVLVQLDDSLPRAQLAQAEAQLAVARSNHQRNVELVAQGFVTRSVADQTAATLAVAEAQRELARAELARLRLLAPFDGRVGLRKVDVGAVVAAGADLVMLEDLRHLEVEFRLPERELARLKPGQPLSLRLDAQPQLELSARIQALETQVDTDGRALALRARLDRVPPGLRPGMFARVEIELGRREGALTVPEEALVPQDGRVYLVRVRPAAAGQPARSERLPVTTGWRNAGRVEVLAPGLQAGDTIVTAGPARLMRADGLALREVRIGPPARASGPAR from the coding sequence ATGAAGCGACCCGTTCTCCTCCTGGCCCTCCTTGCCCTGGCCGGCCTTTCGGCCGGGGCCTGGTGGTTGCAGCGCGGGCCGGTGGCGGCAGGCGCCTCGGCCGCGGGCCGGCCGGCAGCGGCTTCGCAGCCTGCGGGGGCGGTGCGCGGCGGGCCGGCGGCTGGCGGGCCGATTGCCGTCGAAGTCGGCCAGGTCGAACGCGAGACCCTGGTCGAGCGGGTGCAGGCCGTCGGCAGCTTGCGCGCCGCGCAAAGCGTGATGCTGCGGCCCGAGGTTGGCGGCCGCATCGTGCAGCTCGGCTTCCGCGACGGCGAGGCCGTGCGCCGCGGCCAGGTGCTGGTGCAGCTCGACGACAGCCTGCCGCGCGCCCAGCTTGCCCAGGCCGAGGCGCAACTGGCCGTGGCCCGCAGCAACCACCAGCGCAATGTCGAGCTGGTCGCCCAGGGTTTCGTCACCCGCAGCGTCGCCGACCAGACCGCCGCCACCCTGGCCGTGGCCGAGGCCCAGCGCGAGCTGGCCCGGGCCGAGCTGGCGCGGCTGCGCTTGCTGGCGCCTTTCGACGGGCGGGTCGGGCTGCGCAAGGTCGATGTCGGCGCCGTCGTGGCGGCCGGCGCCGACCTGGTGATGCTGGAAGACCTGCGCCACCTGGAGGTCGAGTTCCGCCTGCCCGAACGCGAGCTGGCCCGGCTCAAGCCGGGCCAGCCGCTGAGCCTGCGCCTGGATGCCCAGCCGCAGCTCGAGCTGTCGGCGCGCATCCAGGCCCTGGAGACGCAGGTCGACACCGACGGCCGCGCGCTGGCCCTGCGCGCCCGGCTGGACCGGGTGCCGCCCGGCCTGCGGCCCGGCATGTTCGCGCGGGTCGAAATCGAGCTGGGCCGCCGCGAGGGCGCGCTGACCGTGCCCGAGGAGGCCCTGGTGCCGCAGGACGGCCGCGTCTACTTGGTGCGGGTCCGGCCCGCCGCCGCCGGCCAGCCCGCGCGCAGCGAGCGTCTGCCGGTGACCACCGGCTGGCGCAATGCCGGCCGGGTCGAGGTGTTGGCGCCGGGCCTGCAAGCCGGCGACACCATCGTCACCGCCGGCCCGGCCCGGCTGATGCGGGCCGACGGTCTGGCCCTGCGCGAGGTGCGCATCGGCCCCCCGGCCCGCGCCAGCGGCCCGGCCCGCTGA
- the rnhA gene encoding ribonuclease HI has translation MNLPIQRPAVTIYADGACKGNPGPGGWGVWLTSGEHEKELFGGEPSTTNNRMELTAVIEALASLKRSCNIVVYTDSSYVQQGISEWIHNWKRRGWRTAGGQPVKNADLWARLDALAALHTIDWRWVKGHAGDPGNERADRLANQGVPGGIRR, from the coding sequence ATGAATCTCCCGATCCAGCGACCCGCCGTCACCATCTATGCCGATGGCGCCTGCAAGGGCAACCCCGGCCCCGGCGGCTGGGGCGTCTGGCTCACCAGCGGCGAGCATGAGAAAGAGCTCTTCGGCGGCGAGCCCAGCACGACCAACAACCGCATGGAACTGACCGCCGTCATCGAGGCGCTGGCCAGTCTCAAGCGCAGTTGCAACATCGTCGTCTACACCGACAGCAGCTATGTGCAGCAGGGCATCAGCGAGTGGATCCACAACTGGAAGCGCCGCGGCTGGCGCACCGCCGGCGGCCAGCCGGTGAAGAACGCCGACCTCTGGGCCCGGCTCGATGCCCTGGCCGCCCTGCACACCATCGACTGGCGCTGGGTCAAGGGCCATGCCGGCGACCCCGGCAACGAACGCGCCGACCGCCTGGCCAACCAGGGCGTGCCCGGCGGGATCCGCCGGTGA
- a CDS encoding class I SAM-dependent methyltransferase has protein sequence MTLSSLSIGLAPWLETPAGRYALSWEQQQLDALVADLFGFHAIQLGLPALQGLQANRMPHRWLVDEPVAPDPRAAVVCDFHALPFATQSLDLVLLPHTLDLCLDPHATLREVERVLVPEGRVVIVGFNPDSLWGLRQSGGLLLRRFGSEGPVYLPCGEAGSGRLLSPRRLRDWLRLLSFEVEGGRFGAYRPPWRSAPWLDRWAWMESAGDRWWPMFGALHILVAVKRVAAMRLIGPAWKRPRRARAAPAVAGGHRQALAPPRPPSSPSSRLPE, from the coding sequence ATGACCTTGAGTTCTTTGAGTATAGGTTTGGCCCCCTGGCTGGAGACCCCCGCCGGCCGCTATGCACTGAGCTGGGAACAGCAGCAGCTCGATGCCCTGGTGGCCGACCTCTTCGGCTTCCACGCCATCCAGCTCGGCCTGCCTGCCCTGCAGGGCCTCCAGGCCAACCGCATGCCGCACCGCTGGCTGGTAGACGAGCCGGTCGCGCCCGACCCGCGCGCCGCCGTGGTCTGCGACTTCCATGCCCTGCCCTTCGCCACCCAGAGCCTGGACCTGGTGCTGCTGCCGCACACCCTGGACCTCTGCCTGGACCCGCATGCCACCTTGCGCGAGGTCGAGCGCGTGCTTGTGCCCGAAGGCCGGGTGGTGATTGTCGGCTTCAACCCCGACAGCCTCTGGGGCCTGCGCCAGAGCGGCGGCCTGCTGCTGCGCCGCTTCGGCAGCGAAGGCCCCGTCTACCTGCCCTGCGGCGAGGCGGGCTCCGGCCGCCTGCTCAGCCCGCGCCGCCTGCGCGACTGGCTGCGCCTGCTGAGCTTCGAGGTCGAAGGCGGCCGTTTCGGCGCCTACCGTCCGCCCTGGCGCAGCGCGCCCTGGCTGGACCGCTGGGCCTGGATGGAATCCGCCGGCGACCGCTGGTGGCCGATGTTCGGCGCCCTGCACATCCTCGTGGCGGTCAAGCGCGTGGCCGCCATGCGCCTGATCGGCCCGGCCTGGAAGCGCCCGCGCCGCGCCCGGGCCGCGCCTGCCGTGGCCGGCGGGCATCGCCAGGCCCTGGCCCCGCCGCGGCCGCCCTCGTCCCCGTCTTCCCGTCTGCCCGAATGA
- the gloB gene encoding hydroxyacylglutathione hydrolase, translating to MKLLAVPAFTDNYIWMLHDAAQAVVVDPGDAAPVIAVLDRLKLEIGGILVTHHHGDHTGGLAGLAEHARQRGQGPYPVFGPAGSGIAGLTRTVAEGDRVERLGLAFEVLAVPGHTLDHLAYVARPAGEAPLLFCGDTLFSGGCGRLFEGTAAQMHASLGRLAALPADTRVCCAHEYTLSNLAFASALEPENAALAAHRQHCLALRARGEPTLPSRIGLERAINPFLRSGEAAVAAQARAQGAASDDPVAVLAAIRTWKNSYR from the coding sequence ATGAAGCTGCTCGCCGTTCCCGCCTTCACGGACAACTACATCTGGATGCTCCACGACGCCGCGCAAGCGGTGGTCGTCGATCCGGGGGACGCTGCACCGGTCATCGCGGTGCTCGACCGGCTGAAGCTCGAAATCGGCGGGATTCTAGTGACGCATCACCATGGCGATCACACCGGCGGTCTGGCGGGTCTGGCCGAGCATGCCCGGCAGCGCGGCCAGGGGCCGTATCCCGTCTTCGGCCCGGCCGGCAGCGGCATCGCCGGCCTGACGCGCACGGTGGCCGAGGGCGACCGGGTCGAGCGGCTCGGCCTGGCTTTCGAAGTGCTGGCCGTGCCCGGCCACACCCTGGATCACCTGGCCTATGTGGCCCGGCCGGCCGGCGAGGCGCCGCTGCTCTTCTGCGGCGACACGCTGTTCTCGGGCGGCTGCGGCCGCCTGTTCGAGGGCACGGCAGCGCAGATGCATGCCTCGCTCGGCCGCCTGGCGGCCTTGCCGGCCGACACGCGGGTCTGCTGCGCCCACGAATACACCCTGTCCAACCTGGCTTTTGCCAGCGCGCTCGAGCCCGAGAATGCCGCGCTGGCCGCCCACCGCCAGCACTGCCTGGCCCTGCGGGCGCGCGGCGAGCCCACCCTGCCCAGCCGCATCGGCCTGGAGCGGGCGATCAATCCCTTCCTGCGCAGTGGCGAAGCCGCTGTCGCAGCCCAGGCTCGCGCCCAGGGCGCGGCCTCCGACGATCCGGTGGCCGTGCTGGCCGCGATCCGGACCTGGAAGAACAGCTACCGATGA